In one window of Micromonospora cathayae DNA:
- a CDS encoding FAD-dependent oxidoreductase, giving the protein MTDCDVLVAGAGAAGLAAALAAARPGRTVVLAEARETFRQGSNTAMSTSMIPAAGSRWQRAAGVEDSPGRFLADIRAKTHDTADPVVAGALTTVAPELVTWLADDCGVPLDLVTDFRYPGHSALRCHSVPDRSGATLHRALLDAAADRDDLHLVVPARLVDVRTDDAGAVRGAVLERPDGSREELSTPVVVLATNGFAADAELVRRYLPEIADGVYHGGEASRGDALRLAERLGLDTGHLDAYQGHGSLAVPDAILLTWATVMHGGFLVDVTGRRFGDETVGYSEYAVPVLSRPGGRAWVVYDRRVHDACRAFKDYQDVLAAGAVRWADDVEALATVLGAPADVLAATLADADAAATGAAPDAFGRTTWGGPLRPPYAAVRVTGALFHTQGGLRVDRHARVLRGGQPVPGLYAAGGAAVGISGHGADGYLAGNGLLAALGLGYLAGRHATS; this is encoded by the coding sequence ATGACCGACTGCGACGTGCTCGTCGCCGGGGCCGGCGCGGCCGGGCTTGCCGCCGCGCTGGCCGCCGCCCGACCCGGCCGCACCGTCGTGCTCGCCGAGGCCCGGGAGACGTTCCGGCAGGGCAGCAACACCGCGATGAGCACCTCGATGATCCCGGCCGCCGGCAGCCGCTGGCAGCGGGCGGCCGGTGTCGAGGACTCACCCGGCCGCTTCCTCGCCGACATCCGGGCCAAGACCCACGACACCGCCGACCCGGTGGTGGCCGGCGCGCTCACCACGGTCGCCCCCGAGCTGGTGACCTGGCTGGCCGACGACTGCGGGGTACCCCTCGACCTGGTCACCGACTTCCGGTACCCGGGCCATTCCGCGCTGCGCTGCCACAGCGTGCCCGACCGGTCCGGCGCGACCCTGCACCGCGCCCTGCTCGACGCCGCCGCCGACCGGGACGACCTGCACCTGGTCGTCCCGGCCCGGCTGGTCGACGTGCGCACCGACGACGCCGGCGCGGTCCGGGGCGCGGTGCTGGAACGCCCGGACGGCAGCCGGGAGGAGCTGTCCACGCCGGTGGTGGTGCTCGCCACCAACGGGTTCGCCGCCGACGCCGAGCTGGTCCGCCGGTACCTGCCGGAGATCGCCGACGGCGTCTACCACGGTGGGGAGGCGTCCCGGGGGGACGCGCTGCGGCTGGCCGAGCGGCTCGGGCTGGACACCGGTCACCTCGACGCCTACCAGGGGCACGGCTCGCTGGCCGTGCCGGACGCCATCCTGCTCACCTGGGCGACGGTCATGCACGGCGGGTTCCTCGTCGACGTCACCGGGCGGCGGTTCGGTGACGAGACGGTCGGCTACTCCGAGTACGCCGTCCCGGTGCTGTCCCGGCCGGGCGGGCGGGCCTGGGTGGTCTACGACCGGCGCGTCCACGACGCCTGCCGGGCGTTCAAGGACTACCAGGACGTGCTGGCCGCTGGGGCGGTCCGCTGGGCCGACGACGTCGAGGCGCTGGCGACCGTGCTGGGCGCGCCGGCCGACGTCTTGGCGGCCACCCTGGCCGACGCGGACGCGGCGGCCACCGGGGCCGCGCCGGACGCGTTCGGCCGGACCACCTGGGGCGGGCCGTTGCGTCCGCCGTACGCGGCGGTCCGGGTCACCGGCGCGCTCTTCCACACCCAGGGTGGCCTGCGGGTGGACCGGCACGCCCGGGTGCTGCGCGGCGGGCAGCCGGTGCCGGGACTGTACGCGGCCGGCGGCGCGGCGGTGGGCATCTCCGGTCACGGGGCGGACGGCTACCTCGCCGGCAACGGCCTGCTCGCCGCCCTCGGTCTCGGCTACCTCGCCGGCCGGCACGCCACCTCCTGA
- a CDS encoding aminopeptidase, with the protein MTDWAAIGVAKAADTIVNTSLAVRPGELVAIAADHNSDHAVVDALLAAVAAAGAEGTLLVQPARARAGEPANRIVAAALAGADVIISPTSTALSFTPELKQALNRGARAIVMTGVTRAELTGGAGIADYEEVYRITKPLADAITAGSRIRVTSQQGSDLTASLEGVTCGVGASFAREPGQISSYPSGEAWSAPATGTGQGVLVADGSAHQLGKLREPIRVHFDQGRAVKIEGGDQADDLRRMIDGVENGDNLGEISIGTNPAARFLGNITEDKKQVGTVHFALGNSVVGGTVKAPIHVDLLLLTPTVEVDGEILVQDGKIVKTA; encoded by the coding sequence ATGACCGACTGGGCCGCCATCGGAGTCGCCAAGGCCGCCGACACCATCGTCAACACCTCCCTGGCCGTCCGGCCCGGGGAACTGGTCGCCATCGCCGCCGACCACAACTCCGACCACGCGGTCGTCGACGCGCTCCTCGCGGCGGTCGCCGCCGCCGGGGCCGAGGGCACCCTGCTGGTCCAGCCCGCCCGTGCCAGGGCCGGCGAACCGGCCAACCGGATCGTGGCCGCCGCGCTGGCCGGCGCGGACGTGATCATCTCGCCGACCTCGACCGCGCTGAGCTTCACCCCCGAACTGAAGCAGGCCCTCAACCGGGGCGCGCGGGCGATCGTGATGACCGGGGTGACCCGGGCCGAGCTGACCGGCGGCGCGGGCATCGCCGACTACGAGGAGGTGTACCGGATCACCAAGCCGCTGGCCGACGCGATCACCGCCGGCTCCCGGATCCGGGTCACCTCGCAGCAGGGTTCCGACCTCACCGCCAGCCTGGAGGGGGTCACCTGCGGGGTGGGCGCGTCCTTCGCCCGCGAGCCCGGCCAGATCTCCAGCTACCCCAGCGGCGAGGCGTGGAGCGCCCCGGCCACCGGCACCGGGCAGGGCGTCCTGGTCGCCGACGGTTCCGCGCACCAGCTCGGCAAGCTGCGCGAACCGATCCGGGTCCACTTCGACCAGGGACGCGCGGTCAAGATCGAGGGCGGTGACCAGGCCGACGACCTGCGCCGCATGATCGACGGGGTGGAGAACGGCGACAACCTCGGCGAGATCTCCATCGGCACCAACCCGGCGGCCCGCTTCCTCGGCAACATCACCGAGGACAAGAAGCAGGTCGGCACGGTCCACTTCGCCCTCGGCAACAGCGTGGTCGGCGGCACGGTCAAGGCCCCGATCCACGTCGACCTGCTGCTGCTCACCCCGACCGTGGAGGTGGACGGCGAGATCCTGGTCCAGGACGGGAAGATCGTGAAGACGGCATGA
- a CDS encoding amidohydrolase family protein, whose amino-acid sequence MHRPGRAVDLHSHWWPREFASAVRAGRRWHAWDADLTAATPRIVAGDRDAPAPVDIYSTDLVARRERRAAEGIVREAAMVPVFLWGYELPPAEAEAYCRDVNADLADAQASSDGTFTGLGLLPLQDHDASLRVLDHAVKDLGLYAFSIGTNVEDANLDDPKVVGILEQVLAAGAAIVIHANWYTRAGRERTCRHMFDNSVGVPLEAGLALASLIYSGLLDRHPDARICCSHGGGWLPYGIGRLNLRYLQGRDSGLLAEAPDRYLRRFHYDCLVHDERALQLLVERVGSDRVVIGTDHPYGGDIPEVGAVRWIADQPFLTSREKDMVVRENATAFLDGARRAVGRAG is encoded by the coding sequence ATGCATCGACCTGGTCGGGCCGTGGATCTGCACAGTCACTGGTGGCCCCGGGAGTTCGCGTCGGCCGTCCGGGCGGGCCGGCGCTGGCACGCCTGGGACGCCGACCTCACCGCCGCCACACCCCGGATCGTGGCCGGGGACCGGGACGCCCCGGCCCCCGTCGACATATACTCCACCGACCTGGTCGCCCGCCGGGAACGCCGGGCCGCCGAGGGCATCGTCCGCGAGGCGGCCATGGTCCCGGTCTTCCTCTGGGGGTACGAACTCCCGCCCGCCGAGGCCGAGGCGTACTGCCGGGACGTCAACGCGGACCTGGCCGACGCGCAGGCCTCCTCCGACGGCACCTTCACCGGCCTCGGCCTGCTGCCGTTGCAGGACCACGACGCGTCGCTGCGGGTGCTCGACCACGCGGTCAAGGACCTCGGCCTGTACGCGTTCAGCATCGGCACCAACGTCGAGGACGCCAACCTGGACGACCCGAAGGTGGTCGGCATCCTCGAGCAGGTGCTCGCCGCCGGGGCGGCGATCGTCATCCACGCCAACTGGTACACCCGGGCCGGGCGGGAGCGCACCTGCCGGCACATGTTCGACAACTCGGTGGGCGTACCCCTGGAGGCCGGGCTGGCGCTGGCCTCGCTGATCTACTCGGGGCTGCTGGACCGGCACCCGGACGCCCGGATCTGCTGCTCGCACGGGGGCGGCTGGCTGCCGTACGGGATCGGCCGGCTCAACCTGCGCTACCTGCAGGGACGCGACAGTGGCCTGCTGGCCGAGGCGCCGGACCGGTACCTGCGCCGGTTCCACTACGACTGCCTGGTGCACGACGAGCGGGCCCTGCAACTGCTGGTCGAGCGGGTCGGCTCGGACCGGGTGGTGATCGGTACCGACCACCCGTACGGCGGGGACATCCCCGAGGTCGGGGCGGTGCGCTGGATCGCCGACCAGCCCTTCCTGACCAGTCGGGAGAAGGACATGGTGGTCCGGGAGAACGCCACCGCGTTCCTCGACGGGGCCCGGCGGGCGGTCGGCCGGGCCGGCTGA
- a CDS encoding acetoacetate decarboxylase family protein: MATLRGFGNPLSPSGRAALVDDPPHHISADAIQVVYRVDPDKARAYLPDGLDLHPDALAYAYVADMVKVSDSHPDQAWTEPQWSQYQEGILGLYCTYQGQPGRFSAYIYVSEDWSVVFGHFMGFAKKQGVIHKTKIQPANPAFGPVGPGTRMRGTVDRFGRRIFNVDIQLTEKIDDDAVPSHGHRVYTYRHIPSPSPQVPDQRQLFALDLDRATTIDAWKGTGGVEIFTDAINEDLDGFQPLEIVEAYSFQRGWTTKAGATLLREDH; this comes from the coding sequence ATGGCCACGCTCCGAGGGTTCGGCAATCCCCTGTCCCCGTCCGGCCGGGCGGCGCTCGTCGACGACCCCCCGCACCACATCAGCGCCGACGCCATCCAGGTCGTCTACCGGGTCGACCCGGACAAGGCCCGCGCCTACCTGCCCGACGGCCTCGACCTGCACCCGGACGCCCTGGCCTACGCCTACGTCGCCGACATGGTCAAGGTCAGCGACAGTCACCCCGACCAGGCGTGGACCGAACCGCAGTGGTCGCAGTACCAGGAGGGCATTCTCGGCCTGTACTGCACCTACCAGGGACAGCCCGGCCGGTTCAGCGCCTACATCTACGTCAGCGAGGACTGGTCGGTGGTCTTCGGCCACTTCATGGGCTTCGCCAAGAAGCAGGGCGTCATCCACAAGACCAAGATCCAGCCGGCGAACCCGGCGTTCGGGCCGGTCGGCCCCGGCACCCGGATGCGCGGCACCGTCGACCGGTTCGGCCGGCGGATCTTCAACGTGGACATCCAGCTCACCGAGAAGATCGACGACGACGCGGTGCCCTCGCACGGGCACCGCGTCTACACCTACCGGCACATCCCGTCGCCCAGCCCGCAGGTGCCCGACCAGCGGCAACTGTTCGCCCTCGACCTGGACCGGGCCACCACCATCGACGCCTGGAAGGGCACCGGCGGCGTGGAGATCTTCACCGACGCGATCAACGAGGACCTCGACGGCTTCCAGCCCCTGGAGATCGTCGAGGCGTACAGCTTCCAGCGCGGCTGGACCACCAAGGCCGGCGCCACCCTGCTGCGAGAGGACCACTGA
- a CDS encoding isocitrate lyase/PEP mutase family protein: protein MPVHAPVGFADVLAAEPPVYTAGVWDGLSATLAATAGFRCLFVSGFAVSASLGLPDADLYTRADMTRAVAVAARASGLPVIADLDTGWGNAVNAYHAARDFEQAGAAALMLEDQISPKPGPLSEQAGVSLVPRDEAAAKVRACVDARTRAAVVARTNADTVDEVLRRAEAYAAAGADVVFPMRHDETFPFEAWAATRDACGRPLAAAVAPGSWLERELTPAIARELGIAVVIYGLQGVLATARALTDAYTDLLGPEPGVVAARGVPLRAFTQLIGYDEVTRLRHRYLGTPAVPSAPAEPTGPDGTTALNGREADPTTGQATDPTTGRGDT, encoded by the coding sequence ATGCCGGTGCACGCCCCGGTCGGCTTCGCCGACGTCCTCGCCGCCGAACCACCCGTGTACACCGCCGGAGTCTGGGACGGGCTCAGCGCCACCCTGGCCGCCACCGCCGGGTTCCGCTGCCTGTTCGTCTCCGGGTTCGCCGTGTCCGCCTCGCTCGGCCTGCCCGACGCCGACCTCTACACCCGCGCCGACATGACCCGCGCGGTCGCCGTCGCCGCCCGGGCCAGCGGCCTGCCGGTCATCGCCGACCTGGACACCGGCTGGGGCAACGCGGTCAACGCGTACCACGCCGCCCGCGACTTCGAGCAGGCCGGCGCGGCGGCGCTGATGCTGGAGGACCAGATCTCCCCCAAACCGGGGCCGCTGAGCGAACAGGCCGGGGTCAGCCTGGTGCCCCGGGACGAGGCGGCGGCGAAGGTACGCGCCTGCGTCGACGCCCGCACCCGGGCCGCCGTGGTCGCCCGGACCAACGCCGACACCGTCGACGAGGTGCTGCGGCGCGCCGAGGCGTACGCGGCGGCCGGGGCGGACGTGGTCTTCCCGATGCGCCACGACGAGACGTTCCCGTTCGAGGCGTGGGCCGCCACCCGGGACGCCTGCGGCCGACCACTGGCCGCCGCGGTCGCCCCCGGCAGCTGGCTGGAACGGGAACTCACCCCCGCCATCGCCCGGGAACTCGGCATCGCCGTGGTCATCTACGGCCTCCAGGGGGTGCTCGCCACCGCCCGCGCGCTCACCGACGCGTACACCGACCTGCTCGGTCCGGAACCCGGCGTGGTCGCCGCCCGGGGCGTACCGCTGCGCGCGTTCACGCAGCTCATCGGCTACGACGAGGTGACCCGGCTCCGCCACCGGTACCTGGGCACCCCCGCCGTCCCGTCCGCGCCCGCCGAGCCGACCGGACCGGACGGGACGACCGCACTGAACGGACGCGAGGCCGACCCCACCACCGGGCAGGCCACCGATCCCACCACCGGCCGGGGCGACACGTGA
- a CDS encoding methylenetetrahydrofolate reductase, translated as MSAALPSTVRGLLAGARERGVLLFGLTPPRRSASPEQVEEIARVTLARLTPLDVDALVLYDIDDESDRNPDERPFPYLPTMDPAVFHAEHLTGWHRPTVIYRCVGKYRDSELRDWLEATDPDRVATVFVGASSGSKLVHTVLSRAHALRRDTRPELALGGVAIPERHTRGGDEHLRLLAKQERGCGFFVTQVVYDVDATKSLVSDYHYTCRERGIEPQPIVFTLSVCGSLKTLSFLKWLGVAVPRWLENALRHAEDPLTESYEQCLANARELAAFCRRLGVPFGFNVESVSIRKVEIDASVALVGRLRPLLPG; from the coding sequence GTGTCGGCGGCGTTGCCGTCCACGGTGCGGGGGCTGCTCGCGGGGGCGCGGGAGCGTGGGGTGCTGCTGTTCGGGCTGACCCCGCCCCGGCGCAGCGCCAGCCCGGAGCAGGTCGAGGAGATCGCCCGGGTCACCCTGGCCCGGTTGACGCCGCTGGACGTGGACGCGCTGGTGCTCTACGACATCGACGACGAGAGCGACCGCAACCCGGACGAGCGGCCCTTCCCGTACCTGCCGACCATGGACCCGGCGGTGTTCCACGCCGAGCACCTCACCGGCTGGCACCGGCCCACCGTGATCTACCGGTGCGTCGGCAAGTACCGCGATTCGGAGTTGCGGGACTGGCTGGAGGCGACCGACCCGGACCGGGTGGCGACGGTCTTCGTCGGCGCGTCCTCCGGCAGCAAGCTGGTGCACACCGTCCTGTCCCGGGCGCACGCCCTGCGCCGGGACACCCGACCCGAGCTGGCCCTGGGCGGGGTCGCCATCCCCGAGCGGCACACCCGGGGAGGTGACGAGCACCTGCGGCTGCTGGCCAAGCAGGAGCGCGGCTGCGGGTTCTTCGTCACCCAGGTCGTCTACGACGTGGACGCCACCAAGAGCCTGGTGTCGGACTACCACTACACCTGCCGGGAACGCGGGATCGAGCCCCAGCCGATCGTCTTCACGCTCTCGGTCTGCGGTTCGTTGAAGACGTTGTCGTTCCTGAAGTGGTTGGGGGTGGCCGTGCCGCGCTGGTTGGAGAACGCGCTACGGCACGCCGAGGACCCGCTGACCGAGTCGTACGAGCAGTGCCTGGCCAACGCCCGCGAGCTGGCGGCCTTCTGCCGGCGGCTCGGGGTGCCCTTCGGGTTCAACGTGGAGAGCGTGTCGATCCGCAAGGTCGAGATCGACGCGTCGGTCGCTCTGGTCGGCCGGCTCCGTCCGCTGCTACCGGGGTGA
- a CDS encoding D-2-hydroxyacid dehydrogenase: MTASNGTGRTVLAAAHALIAPLTEAQVAAIRAAAAPDPVVVARDPATQLRYAPGAAVLFGDIQPEVLDAAPNLRWVQSVGAGVDRIAAHLAGRDVRLVSAKGGIVGAHLAEHAFALLLALTRGVAAVLREPDWTDAYRIAVRATQWEFTDRTMLVVGLGGAGRAVARRARGFEFARIVAVEPEHVDPGPDVDLLVTPDRLDEVLPTADVVMLTVPLTPATRNLLDATRIAAMKPGAILVNVSRGDLVDEPALRAALVDGRLGGAGLDVVAREPLAPDDPLWRLPNVVVTPHIAGGSPRRAERVVDQFCENLRRWRAGQPLLGEYNPTRGY, translated from the coding sequence GTGACCGCGTCCAACGGCACCGGCCGTACCGTCCTCGCCGCCGCGCACGCGCTGATCGCCCCGCTGACCGAGGCACAGGTCGCCGCGATCCGCGCCGCCGCCGCACCCGACCCGGTGGTGGTCGCCCGGGATCCGGCCACCCAGCTCCGGTACGCCCCCGGCGCGGCCGTTCTCTTCGGTGACATCCAGCCGGAGGTGCTCGACGCCGCACCGAACCTGCGCTGGGTGCAGTCGGTCGGCGCGGGTGTCGACCGGATCGCCGCGCACCTGGCCGGCCGGGACGTCCGGTTGGTCTCCGCCAAGGGCGGGATCGTCGGCGCCCACCTGGCCGAACACGCGTTCGCCCTGCTGCTCGCCCTCACCCGGGGCGTGGCGGCGGTGCTGCGGGAACCGGACTGGACCGACGCGTACCGGATCGCGGTACGGGCGACGCAGTGGGAGTTCACCGATCGGACCATGCTGGTGGTGGGCCTCGGTGGGGCCGGCCGGGCGGTCGCCCGCCGGGCCCGGGGCTTCGAGTTCGCGCGGATCGTCGCGGTCGAGCCGGAGCACGTCGACCCCGGCCCGGACGTGGACCTGCTGGTCACCCCGGACCGGCTGGACGAGGTGCTGCCCACCGCCGACGTGGTGATGCTCACCGTGCCGCTCACCCCGGCCACTCGGAACCTGCTGGACGCCACCCGGATCGCCGCGATGAAACCCGGTGCGATCCTGGTCAACGTCAGCCGGGGCGACCTGGTCGACGAGCCGGCGCTGCGTGCCGCGCTGGTCGACGGGCGGCTCGGCGGGGCCGGGCTGGACGTGGTGGCCCGGGAACCGCTCGCCCCCGACGACCCGTTGTGGCGGCTGCCCAACGTGGTGGTCACCCCGCACATCGCCGGCGGTTCGCCGCGCCGGGCCGAACGGGTGGTCGACCAGTTCTGCGAGAACCTCCGCCGCTGGCGCGCCGGCCAACCCCTCCTCGGCGAATACAACCCCACCCGCGGCTACTAA
- a CDS encoding amidohydrolase family protein, with amino-acid sequence MTVTSAPGPGDASSAGAPAIAPAGTPAIDTAGVPAIDTHTHFWPRGLLAAGRAGRDWYGWRPVTEADGRRAFALGRTVLNFAPPEVDLADPTARLAARAQQQGIGFEAVQVAGFLFNYHLDAARGAAFCRELNTELAELEAAAPDTYRGLAQLPLQDRDAALAVLDHAVKELGLRHFVLTPAVNGRNLDDPQILPVLEAMAEAGVTANVHPAFFDKLGAGDRLGRYYFESSFAAPVEASIGLMTVIHSGLLDRHPDFRMCFTHGGGIAIHSLGRFDHRWHMISSAQRTMARPPSEYLAAGNLFYDVLVHDVRALELVIERVGVDQLTIGTDHPFAWDHPGGAANWIRTADFLDAAAREKILWRNAARFYGLDTSVPPGTAGS; translated from the coding sequence ATGACCGTCACCTCAGCTCCGGGCCCCGGCGACGCCTCCTCCGCCGGGGCCCCGGCCATCGCCCCCGCCGGCACCCCGGCCATCGACACCGCCGGGGTTCCGGCGATCGACACGCACACCCACTTCTGGCCCCGCGGGCTGCTCGCCGCCGGTCGGGCCGGTCGGGACTGGTACGGCTGGCGGCCGGTCACCGAGGCCGACGGCCGGCGGGCGTTCGCGCTGGGGCGTACCGTGCTCAACTTCGCCCCGCCCGAGGTGGACCTGGCCGACCCGACGGCCCGGCTCGCCGCCCGCGCCCAGCAGCAGGGCATCGGCTTCGAGGCCGTCCAGGTGGCCGGTTTCCTGTTCAACTACCACCTGGACGCGGCCCGGGGCGCGGCCTTCTGCCGGGAACTCAACACCGAGCTGGCCGAGCTGGAGGCCGCCGCCCCGGACACCTACCGGGGGCTGGCGCAGCTGCCGTTGCAGGACCGGGACGCCGCCCTGGCCGTCCTCGACCACGCGGTCAAGGAGTTGGGGCTGCGGCACTTCGTGCTCACCCCGGCGGTCAACGGCCGCAACCTCGACGACCCGCAGATCCTGCCGGTGCTGGAGGCGATGGCCGAGGCCGGGGTGACCGCCAACGTGCACCCGGCGTTCTTCGACAAGCTCGGCGCGGGGGACCGGCTCGGCCGGTACTACTTCGAGAGTTCGTTCGCTGCGCCCGTCGAGGCGAGCATCGGGCTGATGACGGTGATCCACTCCGGGCTGTTGGACCGGCACCCCGACTTCCGGATGTGCTTCACCCACGGCGGCGGCATCGCGATCCACTCGCTGGGCCGGTTCGACCACCGCTGGCACATGATCTCCTCGGCGCAGCGGACCATGGCCCGCCCGCCCAGCGAGTACCTCGCCGCCGGCAACCTGTTCTACGACGTGCTCGTCCACGACGTACGCGCCCTGGAACTGGTGATCGAACGGGTCGGGGTGGACCAGCTCACCATCGGCACCGACCACCCGTTCGCCTGGGACCACCCGGGCGGCGCGGCGAACTGGATCCGTACCGCCGACTTCCTGGACGCGGCGGCGCGGGAGAAGATCCTCTGGCGCAACGCGGCCCGCTTCTACGGCCTGGACACCAGCGTGCCGCCGGGGACGGCCGGGTCATGA
- a CDS encoding thiamine pyrophosphate-binding protein: MDLTYGSDVMVALLQRLGIRYVAANPGASFRGLHDSLTTSGSPELISALHEGVAVAIAHGYAKASGEVMAAAVHNLVGLQQAVMATFNAYADHAPVLVLGGSGPADQARRRPWIDWVHTANLQGQAVRDVVKWDTEPTSVAALPDLMLRAHQLAVAQPPGPTYVALDALMQESPAPEIDLGDWGPAPLAPPTAPLDRIEAVADLLVAAESPVILADFVGRSRAGFDALRRLAETLAVPVVDLGSRHNFPTGHWADCTQDRAGRLADADLILALDCRDVRWATSQVDNDRRGYRMLTRPGTKLAVITLNDLKHNGFLDLEPPIRADEYLVADTAVALPVLADLVAERVGRRADAVAARREWLTGHTAALRAAEGPPPESPHGGITEGVLSAATYDAVRDGPWQIGFTMFRGWPRRTWDMVDYNCHLGGSGAGGLGFGIGGSIGAALHHRDDDTVVVDLQPDGDLLYTPQALWTAAHHGLPLLVVVVDNRSYGADWLHQRRVVQKRGGDLDRARHGMDLTGPNVDHAGMARAQGVEAFTVTDRDALAPTLAEAVKGVREGRPVLVDVVVDLPEV, from the coding sequence ATGGATCTGACATACGGAAGCGACGTGATGGTGGCGCTCCTCCAGCGCCTCGGCATCCGGTACGTGGCGGCGAACCCCGGCGCCTCGTTCCGGGGCCTGCACGACTCCCTGACCACCAGCGGCAGCCCTGAGCTGATCTCGGCGCTGCACGAGGGCGTCGCCGTGGCCATCGCCCACGGCTACGCCAAGGCGTCCGGCGAGGTGATGGCCGCCGCCGTGCACAACCTGGTCGGCCTCCAACAGGCCGTGATGGCGACCTTCAACGCGTACGCCGACCACGCGCCGGTGCTGGTGCTCGGCGGCTCAGGGCCGGCCGACCAGGCCCGCCGCCGCCCGTGGATCGACTGGGTACACACCGCCAACCTGCAGGGGCAGGCCGTCCGGGACGTGGTCAAGTGGGACACCGAACCCACCTCGGTGGCCGCCCTGCCCGACCTGATGCTCCGCGCCCACCAGCTCGCCGTGGCCCAACCGCCCGGCCCCACCTACGTCGCCCTCGACGCGCTGATGCAGGAGTCCCCCGCCCCCGAGATCGACCTCGGCGACTGGGGACCGGCCCCGCTCGCCCCGCCGACCGCCCCGCTGGACCGCATCGAGGCCGTCGCCGACCTGCTCGTCGCGGCCGAGTCCCCGGTCATCCTCGCCGACTTCGTCGGCCGGAGCCGGGCCGGCTTCGACGCGCTGCGCCGGCTCGCCGAGACCCTCGCCGTACCCGTGGTGGACCTCGGCAGCCGGCACAACTTCCCCACCGGGCACTGGGCCGACTGCACCCAGGACCGGGCCGGCCGGCTCGCCGACGCCGACCTGATCCTCGCGCTGGACTGCCGGGACGTGCGCTGGGCGACGTCCCAGGTGGACAACGACCGGCGCGGCTACCGGATGCTCACCCGGCCCGGCACGAAACTCGCCGTGATCACCCTCAACGACCTGAAACACAACGGCTTCCTCGACCTGGAACCGCCGATCCGGGCCGACGAGTACCTGGTCGCCGACACCGCCGTGGCGCTGCCCGTCCTCGCCGACCTGGTCGCCGAGCGGGTCGGCCGCCGGGCCGACGCCGTCGCCGCCCGCCGGGAATGGCTGACCGGCCACACCGCCGCGCTGCGCGCCGCCGAAGGACCACCGCCCGAGTCCCCGCACGGCGGCATCACCGAGGGCGTCCTCTCCGCCGCCACCTACGACGCGGTCCGCGACGGCCCCTGGCAGATCGGCTTCACCATGTTCCGGGGCTGGCCCCGGCGCACCTGGGACATGGTCGACTACAACTGCCACCTGGGCGGCTCCGGCGCGGGCGGCCTCGGCTTCGGCATCGGCGGCTCGATCGGCGCGGCCCTGCACCACCGCGACGACGACACCGTGGTGGTCGACCTGCAACCCGACGGCGACCTGCTCTACACCCCGCAGGCGCTCTGGACCGCCGCCCACCACGGGCTCCCGCTGCTGGTCGTGGTGGTCGACAACCGCAGCTACGGCGCGGACTGGCTGCACCAGCGCCGGGTCGTGCAGAAGCGCGGCGGCGACCTGGACCGGGCCCGGCACGGCATGGACCTGACCGGGCCGAACGTCGACCACGCCGGAATGGCCCGCGCCCAGGGCGTCGAGGCGTTCACCGTCACCGACCGCGACGCGTTGGCGCCCACCCTCGCCGAGGCGGTCAAGGGCGTCCGCGAGGGACGTCCCGTCCTGGTCGACGTGGTCGTCGACCTGCCGGAGGTGTGA